One genomic window of Hymenobacter sp. J193 includes the following:
- a CDS encoding alpha-amylase family glycosyl hydrolase encodes MLVVIWMLLGIPLVTVQAADLTFNVNLQYRIQQGQFTAGTDQVVVRGSFSAGGVALTDPDGDKIYSGTVTGQTNDAQITYNYRITRGGVQTNESVAARKYVVQPTSAANVLSDWWNDQLPPYPYADFYVSSVKTIPGEIVRFFDSSEGGAATSWSWSMPGSTTPSSTAKNPTTTWTTPGTYTVSMTATGSGVSTTKTMRITVVSVDAQALGWWNEQVFYQIFPRSFLDTNGDGVGDLQGMINKLDYLSNELGVTALYIMPIYNAQQPWYGGYEVTNYKSVSAEFGGMAQFDAFVSAAQSRGMKVIMDMVFNHVSKSHPWYQSAGQGLGGQYDNYFLFRATNPGSAWRTNPVAHSNANFNFVWDKFTPGDIPDLNFYNASVRNTIKDVSTYWLNSRNTDGFRIDAPRYLYESGNALTDAEQQDLPATYAYWRSWRKHIKAANTRDAFSVGETWQTGNIPAMAKYVYQGFDIGFQFDIALGVEKSLNNENKNDLQYAVEQTNLYYPFLQYGVFTSNHDLAANGGAGPAAERRIKDRLTNNQDAKAKVAAAFVLTAPGVPFVYFGEEIGAGGNVSSRTPMRWNNTANAGFTTGTPWYAVGGDYPTYNVASQKADPNSIWNLYKKLIALRKAQPALRQGKYTTVSNSTSGVYTFVRTSGAETVFVVLNMSSTAQNNVALSVNLPNTVANSTYTVANLLGSSTAAPANATVSGNSISNWVPFASIPANGYYVLKLNGTVTPTAQAVPGKIEAESYSAMLNVDTEVTTDTGGGRNVDYFDTNDWVEYDVNVASAGSYNVDFRVASAVGNATLQLRNSAGTSLGSISVGNTGGWQSWTTVPMTVTLPAGIQKLRVHAVASTGCNLNWLTFTTAAGSTNRAPVANAGPDQNLGAGTTSATLTAAGSTDPDGNALTYSWTKVSGPAATFSSTTAVSPTVSGLTSGTYVLQVSVSDGALSATDQVQIVVQASSTATKYYIINRWQNTYLYDNAAQVRYAATASGTAYQWTLETVGSNTRIRNVASGNYMNIEGQTGAVQCTVVPDFYTSGQWVRETVSGTSYFRIRNVWQPGNYIHVENLNGSAQYGAVDASFYSGHWSFQPVAGARTALAAKGAAAAKTPLTLFPNPISQGRLTVLLPSRAATAQLRLLDSQGRTVLDRAAAVAGGQTSLDVTGLAKGLYLLQATTDGTTHTGRVVVE; translated from the coding sequence GTGCTAGTAGTCATTTGGATGCTCCTGGGCATCCCGCTCGTGACGGTCCAAGCGGCCGACCTCACATTCAACGTGAATTTGCAGTACCGCATTCAGCAGGGGCAGTTTACCGCGGGCACCGACCAGGTGGTGGTGCGCGGCTCCTTCTCGGCCGGGGGCGTGGCCCTCACCGACCCCGACGGGGACAAAATCTACTCCGGTACTGTAACCGGCCAAACCAACGACGCGCAGATTACCTACAACTACCGCATCACGCGCGGTGGGGTGCAAACCAACGAATCGGTAGCGGCCCGCAAATACGTGGTGCAGCCCACTTCCGCCGCCAACGTGCTGAGCGACTGGTGGAACGACCAGCTGCCGCCGTACCCGTACGCCGATTTTTACGTCTCGTCGGTGAAAACTATTCCGGGAGAGATTGTACGGTTCTTCGACAGTTCGGAGGGCGGCGCGGCCACTAGCTGGAGCTGGAGCATGCCCGGCAGCACCACGCCCTCTTCCACCGCTAAGAATCCTACCACTACCTGGACCACGCCGGGCACCTACACCGTAAGCATGACGGCCACCGGCAGCGGTGTATCCACCACCAAAACGATGCGCATCACGGTGGTATCGGTCGATGCGCAGGCCTTGGGCTGGTGGAACGAGCAGGTATTTTACCAGATATTTCCCCGCAGTTTTCTCGACACCAACGGCGACGGCGTGGGCGACCTGCAGGGAATGATAAACAAGCTGGATTACCTCAGCAACGAGTTGGGCGTCACGGCGCTCTACATCATGCCTATCTACAATGCTCAGCAGCCCTGGTACGGCGGCTACGAGGTGACGAACTACAAGAGCGTTTCAGCCGAGTTTGGCGGCATGGCCCAGTTCGACGCGTTTGTGAGCGCAGCGCAGTCCCGCGGCATGAAGGTGATTATGGACATGGTGTTCAACCACGTATCCAAAAGCCACCCCTGGTATCAGTCGGCGGGTCAGGGCCTGGGCGGCCAGTACGACAACTATTTCCTGTTTCGGGCCACCAATCCCGGCTCGGCCTGGCGCACCAACCCGGTGGCCCACTCCAACGCCAACTTCAACTTCGTGTGGGACAAGTTCACGCCCGGTGACATCCCGGACCTGAACTTCTACAACGCCTCGGTGCGCAACACCATCAAGGACGTGAGCACCTACTGGCTCAACTCGCGCAACACCGACGGCTTCCGCATTGATGCGCCCCGATATCTGTATGAAAGCGGCAACGCCCTCACCGATGCCGAGCAGCAGGACCTGCCCGCAACCTATGCCTACTGGCGCAGCTGGCGCAAGCACATCAAGGCAGCCAATACCCGCGACGCTTTCTCGGTGGGCGAAACCTGGCAGACCGGCAATATCCCGGCCATGGCTAAGTATGTGTACCAGGGCTTCGACATTGGCTTCCAGTTCGATATTGCGCTGGGCGTAGAGAAGTCGCTCAACAACGAGAACAAGAACGACCTGCAGTACGCCGTCGAGCAGACCAACCTGTACTACCCGTTTCTACAGTACGGCGTGTTCACGTCCAACCACGACCTGGCCGCCAACGGCGGCGCCGGACCGGCAGCCGAACGACGCATCAAAGACCGCCTCACCAACAACCAAGATGCCAAGGCCAAGGTAGCGGCAGCCTTCGTGCTGACGGCGCCGGGCGTACCCTTCGTGTACTTCGGCGAGGAAATTGGGGCCGGCGGCAACGTATCCAGCCGCACGCCGATGCGCTGGAACAACACCGCCAACGCGGGTTTCACCACCGGTACGCCTTGGTATGCCGTGGGCGGCGACTACCCTACCTACAACGTAGCCAGCCAGAAGGCCGACCCAAACTCCATCTGGAACCTGTACAAAAAGCTGATTGCGCTGCGCAAAGCCCAGCCGGCGCTACGCCAGGGCAAATACACCACCGTAAGCAACAGCACGAGCGGCGTGTACACGTTCGTTCGCACATCAGGCGCCGAAACGGTTTTTGTGGTCCTGAATATGAGTTCAACGGCCCAGAACAATGTGGCCTTGTCCGTGAACCTGCCGAACACGGTTGCCAACAGTACCTACACGGTAGCCAACCTGCTGGGCAGCAGCACTGCGGCCCCAGCCAACGCTACCGTGAGCGGCAACAGCATCTCGAACTGGGTACCCTTCGCCAGCATTCCGGCCAACGGCTACTACGTGCTGAAGCTGAACGGCACCGTAACGCCCACGGCGCAGGCAGTACCCGGCAAGATTGAGGCCGAGAGCTATTCGGCCATGCTGAACGTCGATACAGAAGTCACCACCGACACTGGCGGCGGGCGCAACGTGGACTACTTCGACACCAACGACTGGGTAGAATACGATGTGAACGTGGCTTCGGCCGGCTCTTATAACGTGGACTTCCGGGTAGCCAGCGCCGTGGGCAACGCCACCCTGCAATTGCGCAACAGCGCCGGCACCAGCCTGGGCAGCATCAGCGTGGGCAACACCGGCGGCTGGCAGAGTTGGACTACCGTTCCGATGACCGTAACGCTGCCGGCCGGCATCCAGAAGCTGCGCGTGCACGCGGTGGCTTCCACCGGCTGCAATCTCAACTGGCTCACCTTTACTACGGCTGCCGGGAGTACGAACCGGGCACCCGTAGCCAACGCTGGCCCCGACCAGAATCTAGGCGCGGGCACTACTTCTGCCACTTTAACGGCCGCCGGCTCCACTGACCCCGATGGTAACGCCCTCACCTACAGCTGGACCAAGGTAAGCGGCCCGGCCGCCACATTCAGCTCCACCACGGCCGTTTCGCCCACGGTGAGTGGCCTAACCAGCGGTACCTATGTACTCCAGGTTTCGGTGAGTGACGGGGCTTTGTCGGCTACCGACCAGGTGCAGATTGTGGTGCAGGCTTCGAGCACGGCCACGAAGTACTACATTATCAACCGCTGGCAGAACACTTACCTCTACGACAACGCCGCGCAGGTACGGTACGCGGCCACGGCCAGTGGCACGGCGTACCAGTGGACGCTGGAAACGGTGGGCTCGAACACGCGCATCCGCAACGTGGCTTCGGGCAACTACATGAACATTGAAGGCCAGACCGGCGCGGTGCAGTGCACGGTGGTTCCGGACTTCTATACCAGCGGACAGTGGGTACGCGAGACAGTGTCGGGCACCAGCTACTTCCGCATCCGCAACGTGTGGCAGCCCGGCAACTATATCCACGTCGAAAACCTGAATGGCTCGGCCCAGTACGGGGCCGTGGATGCCAGCTTCTACAGCGGGCACTGGAGCTTCCAGCCCGTGGCAGGCGCCCGCACGGCCCTGGCGGCCAAAGGAGCAGCTGCAGCCAAAACCCCGCTCACCCTCTTCCCGAACCCCATCAGCCAGGGCCGCCTCACGGTGTTGCTGCCTTCTCGGGCCGCTACCGCCCAGCTGCGCCTGCTCGACAGCCAGGGCCGCACGGTGCTTGACCGCGCCGCGGCCGTAGCCGGGGGCCAGACCAGCCTCGACGTGACCGGCCTCGCCAAGGGCCTTTACCTCCTGCAAGCTACCACCGACGGTACCACGCATACCGGCCGGGTGGTAGTCGAATAA
- a CDS encoding alpha-amylase family glycosyl hydrolase: MKKTFLASFLLTLPLLPVPRPGLAQAGGAPAAYHDPAQYGKPFRGVPESQDATIYQVNMRGFSRAGDFQSVTARLDSVKALGVNVVYLMPIFPIGKLKAVDSPFAVRDYTSVNPEFGTLADLRKLVDAAHARGLAVMLDWVGNHTSWDHAWTKEHPEWYVHDDAGNLVNPIPEWKDIVQLDFKNAQLRSAMIQAMRYWVFQANVDGFRFDYADGPTFEFFQEASQSLTSIRGRKVLLLAEGDKKKHFFRAGFPLCYDFGFINVLKHNIFAEGKSVKLLDSLNAAVYRNAPPAARMVRYVSNHDLNAWEGTPQEFFGGPQGALAAFVTAAYMQAVPMIYNGQEVGYNQRVPFMGARQPIDWTPNPALTAEYKRLIKFRNGSNALRNGELTSYSTDDVCAFLRTAGKEQVLVLINLRSSPKLFSVPAGLAGAGWRNAFSGQPAGTDRAFTLAPYQYLVLRK; the protein is encoded by the coding sequence ATGAAAAAAACCTTTCTCGCCTCCTTTCTGCTCACCCTGCCGCTACTGCCGGTGCCCCGACCGGGGCTGGCCCAGGCGGGCGGTGCCCCGGCGGCCTACCACGATCCGGCCCAGTACGGCAAGCCCTTCCGGGGCGTGCCCGAAAGCCAGGATGCCACCATTTACCAGGTAAACATGCGCGGGTTCAGCCGGGCGGGCGACTTTCAAAGCGTCACGGCCCGGCTTGATTCGGTTAAGGCCCTGGGAGTAAATGTGGTGTATTTGATGCCCATTTTCCCGATTGGCAAGCTCAAGGCCGTGGACTCGCCCTTCGCCGTTCGCGACTATACCAGCGTGAACCCCGAGTTTGGCACCTTGGCCGACCTTCGCAAGCTGGTAGACGCCGCCCACGCCCGCGGTCTGGCCGTGATGCTGGACTGGGTGGGCAACCATACCAGCTGGGACCACGCCTGGACCAAAGAGCACCCCGAGTGGTACGTGCACGACGACGCGGGCAACCTCGTCAACCCCATCCCGGAATGGAAGGACATCGTACAACTTGACTTCAAGAACGCTCAGCTGCGCTCCGCCATGATTCAGGCCATGCGCTACTGGGTGTTTCAGGCCAACGTGGATGGTTTCCGGTTCGACTACGCCGATGGGCCCACGTTCGAGTTTTTCCAGGAAGCTAGCCAGAGCCTCACCTCCATCCGGGGGCGCAAAGTGCTGCTGCTGGCCGAGGGCGACAAGAAAAAGCACTTCTTTCGGGCCGGCTTCCCGCTGTGCTACGACTTTGGCTTTATCAACGTGCTAAAGCACAACATCTTTGCTGAGGGCAAAAGCGTGAAGCTGCTCGACTCCCTGAACGCCGCCGTGTACCGCAATGCCCCGCCCGCGGCGCGCATGGTGCGCTACGTGTCCAACCACGACCTGAACGCCTGGGAAGGCACCCCGCAGGAGTTTTTCGGCGGTCCGCAGGGCGCGCTGGCGGCCTTCGTGACGGCGGCCTACATGCAGGCCGTACCCATGATTTACAACGGGCAGGAAGTTGGCTACAACCAGCGCGTGCCGTTCATGGGTGCGCGCCAGCCCATCGACTGGACGCCTAATCCCGCGCTGACGGCGGAGTACAAGCGCCTCATCAAATTCCGCAACGGCAGCAATGCCCTGCGCAACGGCGAGCTAACCTCCTACAGCACCGACGACGTGTGCGCTTTCCTCAGAACGGCGGGCAAGGAGCAGGTGCTGGTGCTCATCAACCTGCGCAGCTCCCCGAAACTCTTCTCCGTTCCCGCTGGTTTGGCCGGTGCCGGCTGGCGCAACGCTTTCAGCGGGCAACCTGCTGGTACCGACCGCGCCTTCACCTTAGCGCCCTATCAGTACCTGGTGCTGCGGAAATAG
- a CDS encoding glycoside hydrolase family 97 protein: MRKILLLCLLTAGLRATAQPVASPLTARLDRVSLTFALAADGQPTYAVSYGQRPVIKPSRLGVALADGKGFDGPLELVNSETKDVDDTWQPVWGEVKSIRNHYQQLTVHLRQPQAPGRLIDVVFRVFADGVGFRYEFPQQPSLQYFTVQQERTEFNLTGNHKAFWIPGDYESNEYAYTTSRLSEVNSANITPIQLKSAPERVQTPLMLKSDDGLYVNIHEAALVNYPALMLNVNTKTFGLTSQLVPSATGAAAYLQTPEHTPWRTIVVADNAPAVLASKLILNLNEPTTLTETSWIKPQKFVGVWWEMHVNKSSWNYSDATNLKLADTNWNALKPHGHHGANTANVKRYIDFAAKYGLQSVLVEGWNVGWEDWAGNWKEEVFDFVTPYPDFNVQELQQYAAAKGIKLLMHHETSGSVTNYERRQDAALRFMKEHGYDGVKTGYVGRIIPRGEHHDGQWMVNHFNRTAENMARQQIMVDMHEAVRPTGLHRTYPNWLASEAARGNEFNAWSEGNPPEHETILPFTRLMGGPMDYTPGIFQIKLEDWNPAKNQGKQVHTTLAKQLALYVTIYSPIQMAADLPEAYEKHLDAFQFIRDVPMDWDDTRILAAEPGDYITTARKAKGKDEWYLGAITDENARLQTLKLDFLTPGQRYEATIYADGKGASWDKKPMSYQIRKQKVDSKSTLKLPLAAGGGAAVSFKPISR; the protein is encoded by the coding sequence ATGCGAAAAATACTTCTTCTTTGTTTGCTTACGGCTGGCCTCCGGGCCACCGCTCAACCTGTTGCTTCCCCGCTTACCGCCCGCCTCGACCGGGTCAGCCTCACTTTTGCGCTGGCCGCTGATGGCCAGCCAACCTACGCCGTTTCCTACGGGCAGCGGCCGGTTATTAAACCCTCGCGCCTGGGCGTGGCTCTGGCCGATGGCAAGGGCTTCGACGGCCCGCTGGAGCTGGTGAACTCCGAAACCAAGGACGTGGACGACACCTGGCAGCCGGTATGGGGCGAGGTGAAAAGCATCCGCAACCACTACCAGCAGCTCACGGTGCACTTGCGCCAGCCCCAGGCTCCCGGCCGCCTCATCGACGTGGTGTTCCGCGTGTTTGCCGATGGGGTGGGCTTCCGCTACGAATTCCCGCAGCAGCCCAGCCTGCAGTACTTCACGGTGCAGCAGGAGCGCACCGAGTTCAACCTCACCGGCAACCACAAAGCCTTCTGGATTCCCGGCGACTACGAATCCAACGAGTACGCCTACACGACCTCCAGGCTGAGCGAAGTCAACAGCGCGAATATCACCCCCATTCAGCTTAAATCGGCCCCGGAGCGGGTGCAGACGCCGCTCATGCTCAAGTCCGACGACGGGCTGTACGTGAACATCCACGAGGCCGCGCTGGTGAACTACCCGGCCCTGATGCTGAACGTGAACACCAAAACCTTCGGCCTCACGAGCCAGCTGGTGCCCTCGGCCACCGGGGCCGCGGCCTACCTGCAAACGCCCGAGCACACGCCCTGGCGCACCATTGTAGTGGCCGACAACGCCCCCGCCGTGCTGGCCTCCAAGCTCATTCTGAACCTCAACGAGCCCACCACCCTCACCGAAACCAGCTGGATCAAGCCCCAGAAGTTTGTGGGCGTGTGGTGGGAGATGCACGTGAACAAGTCGAGCTGGAACTACTCCGATGCCACCAACCTGAAGCTGGCGGATACCAACTGGAACGCGCTGAAACCCCACGGCCACCACGGCGCCAACACCGCCAACGTGAAGCGCTACATCGACTTTGCGGCCAAATATGGCCTGCAAAGCGTGCTGGTGGAAGGCTGGAACGTGGGCTGGGAAGACTGGGCCGGCAACTGGAAAGAAGAGGTATTCGACTTCGTGACGCCTTACCCCGACTTCAACGTGCAGGAGCTGCAGCAATACGCGGCCGCCAAGGGCATTAAGCTGCTCATGCACCACGAAACCTCCGGCTCCGTGACCAACTACGAGCGGCGCCAGGATGCCGCCCTGCGCTTTATGAAGGAGCACGGCTACGACGGCGTGAAAACCGGCTACGTGGGCCGCATCATCCCGCGCGGGGAGCACCACGACGGGCAGTGGATGGTCAACCACTTCAACCGCACCGCCGAGAACATGGCCCGCCAGCAGATTATGGTGGACATGCACGAAGCCGTGCGGCCCACCGGCCTGCACCGCACGTACCCCAACTGGCTGGCTTCCGAAGCAGCCCGCGGCAACGAGTTCAACGCCTGGAGTGAGGGCAACCCGCCCGAGCACGAGACCATCCTGCCTTTCACCCGCCTCATGGGCGGGCCCATGGACTACACGCCCGGCATTTTTCAGATCAAGCTCGAAGACTGGAACCCGGCCAAAAACCAGGGCAAGCAGGTGCACACCACCCTGGCCAAGCAGCTGGCCCTCTACGTGACGATTTACTCGCCCATCCAGATGGCCGCCGACCTGCCCGAAGCCTACGAAAAGCACCTCGACGCCTTCCAGTTTATCCGCGACGTGCCCATGGACTGGGACGACACGCGCATTCTGGCCGCCGAGCCCGGCGACTACATCACCACGGCCCGCAAAGCCAAGGGCAAGGACGAGTGGTACCTGGGCGCCATCACCGACGAAAATGCCCGCCTGCAAACCCTGAAGCTCGATTTCCTGACGCCCGGCCAGCGCTACGAAGCCACCATCTACGCCGATGGCAAAGGTGCCAGCTGGGACAAAAAACCGATGAGCTACCAGATCCGCAAGCAGAAAGTCGACAGCAAATCAACCCTGAAGCTACCGCTGGCCGCCGGGGGCGGGGCGGCCGTGAGCTTCAAACCCATCAGCCGCTAG